A genomic segment from Arcobacter acticola encodes:
- a CDS encoding DUF6858 family protein has protein sequence MKQKVFKEKYHIFEIEYKKSELQYKSVDEIISALQVKIDAHPVIAFIAIFDQYKHTSSLKDGEINPNIKAAKNIVFCFGKEIPTPEVLAVRPRSIGVCELEDSFVVNFLEAPNDTANKTMEDFVKSLI, from the coding sequence ATGAAACAAAAAGTTTTTAAAGAAAAATATCATATATTTGAAATCGAATATAAAAAAAGTGAGCTTCAATATAAAAGTGTAGATGAAATTATTTCAGCACTTCAAGTGAAAATAGATGCACATCCTGTTATAGCTTTTATAGCTATTTTTGATCAATACAAACACACTTCATCATTAAAAGATGGAGAAATTAATCCAAATATAAAAGCTGCAAAAAATATAGTATTTTGTTTTGGAAAAGAGATACCAACTCCTGAAGTTTTAGCAGTAAGACCAAGAAGTATTGGTGTTTGTGAATTAGAAGATTCATTTGTAGTAAACTTTTTAGAAGCACCAAATGACACTGCAAATAAAACTATGGAAGATTTTGTAAAATCTCTTATATAA
- a CDS encoding endonuclease MutS2: MQNILKKLDLIDYLDSFSKLMAREKSIILEGDINLHHKLISELSKFDIKAPNKIENLDSALMHIQKQGILKMDDIFEFIKIINYFRYLKKFSFDGKLAEWIDKITIPNEIVKICEYFDDKANLKDGVNESFDNIKYAISKNKEAIKQNLYKIINSPKIRTYLVDSQVHYINSEESLLVRGGFNHVLSGSVINRSNSGFFYVVPHSISDLKQKQSDLKNKQEEILYKICKEISSLFEKNLLFLKFINKEFDRFDHYQSRLFFSKINDKNFILPSKNNVNRLVDFCHPALHNAKPISIDFTKSVVMITGVNAGGKTMMLKSILTAVFLSKYLIPYKAHHDTTVTNFKSINAVLDDPQSVKNDISTFAGRMVEFSKLFGSKNAIVGVDEIELGTDSDEAASLFKVIIEELIQRDIKVIITTHHKRLAALMASNEDVELIAALYDEENRRPTYEFLQGTIGRSYAFETASRYGIPQNVVNRAKEVYGDDKDKLNELIERSSSLEREYKQKIAKLDEEIANMQRISGNLKDQKEKLDEHIYSEKSKLHKEYNDARDEAKKAIKAKLVSESHQHLNIAHKKAVEIKTEKIQEPVVLNVGDRVKYRNTKGVIVSIKGTKAFIENDMGMKVQVVLADLSRSGNPPPPKIPTKKATVTIQRPESASIKLDLHGQRAEEALENLDKFLSDALLSGFEEVLVYHGIGTGKLAFAVKEYLKKHPKVRGFEDAHPSSGGFGAKVIKL; this comes from the coding sequence ATGCAAAATATATTAAAAAAACTAGACTTAATTGATTATTTAGATAGTTTTTCAAAGCTTATGGCTAGGGAAAAATCTATCATTTTAGAAGGTGATATTAATCTTCATCACAAACTTATAAGTGAGTTGTCAAAATTTGACATAAAAGCACCCAATAAGATTGAAAATTTAGATTCTGCTTTGATGCATATTCAAAAGCAGGGTATTTTAAAAATGGATGATATTTTTGAATTTATTAAAATAATAAACTATTTTAGATATCTAAAAAAATTTAGTTTCGATGGAAAACTAGCAGAGTGGATTGATAAGATTACTATACCAAATGAAATAGTAAAGATTTGCGAATACTTTGATGATAAAGCAAATTTAAAAGATGGAGTAAATGAATCTTTTGACAATATCAAATACGCTATTTCAAAAAATAAAGAAGCTATAAAACAAAATTTATACAAGATTATTAACTCTCCAAAGATTAGAACATATTTGGTTGATTCACAAGTTCATTATATAAATAGTGAAGAATCTTTATTGGTAAGAGGTGGTTTCAATCATGTATTAAGTGGATCAGTTATAAATAGATCTAATTCTGGATTTTTTTATGTTGTACCTCATAGTATTAGTGATTTAAAACAAAAACAAAGTGATTTAAAAAACAAACAAGAAGAGATTTTATATAAAATCTGTAAAGAGATATCTTCACTTTTTGAGAAGAATTTATTATTTTTGAAATTTATAAATAAAGAGTTTGATAGATTTGATCACTATCAATCAAGACTATTTTTCTCAAAAATAAATGATAAGAATTTTATACTTCCTTCAAAAAACAATGTAAATAGACTAGTTGATTTTTGTCATCCAGCATTGCATAATGCAAAACCTATAAGTATTGATTTTACGAAATCAGTTGTTATGATAACAGGGGTTAATGCAGGGGGAAAAACAATGATGTTAAAATCTATTTTAACAGCTGTTTTTCTATCAAAATATTTGATTCCATACAAAGCGCATCATGATACAACAGTTACAAATTTTAAATCAATAAATGCAGTTTTAGATGATCCTCAAAGTGTAAAAAATGATATTTCTACTTTTGCAGGTCGTATGGTTGAGTTTTCAAAACTTTTTGGAAGTAAAAATGCGATCGTAGGAGTTGATGAAATAGAACTAGGAACAGATTCAGATGAAGCTGCTAGTTTATTTAAAGTAATAATTGAAGAATTAATTCAAAGAGATATCAAAGTTATCATCACAACTCACCATAAAAGACTGGCAGCTTTAATGGCTTCAAATGAAGATGTAGAGTTAATAGCAGCTTTATATGATGAAGAAAACAGAAGACCAACTTATGAGTTCTTACAAGGAACTATTGGACGATCTTATGCTTTTGAAACAGCTTCTAGATATGGAATACCTCAAAATGTTGTAAATAGAGCAAAAGAGGTTTATGGAGATGATAAAGATAAACTAAACGAGTTAATCGAACGAAGTAGTTCATTAGAGAGAGAATATAAACAAAAAATTGCAAAACTTGATGAAGAAATTGCAAATATGCAAAGAATATCAGGAAATCTAAAAGATCAAAAAGAAAAATTAGATGAGCATATTTATTCAGAAAAATCAAAACTACACAAAGAGTACAACGATGCAAGAGATGAAGCTAAAAAAGCTATAAAAGCAAAATTAGTTAGTGAATCTCACCAACATTTAAATATTGCCCATAAAAAAGCAGTTGAGATTAAAACAGAAAAAATTCAAGAGCCAGTTGTTCTAAATGTAGGGGATAGGGTAAAATACAGAAACACAAAAGGCGTAATTGTTTCAATAAAAGGTACAAAAGCTTTTATTGAAAATGATATGGGTATGAAAGTACAAGTTGTACTTGCTGATTTAAGTAGAAGTGGAAATCCTCCACCTCCAAAAATTCCTACAAAAAAAGCAACAGTGACAATCCAACGACCAGAATCTGCAAGTATCAAACTTGATTTACATGGACAAAGAGCAGAAGAAGCACTTGAAAATCTTGATAAATTTTTATCTGATGCTTTATTATCAGGATTTGAAGAGGTTTTAGTTTATCATGGAATTGGTACTGGAAAACTAGCATTTGCAGTTAAAGAGTATTTGAAAAAACATCCAAAAGTTAGAGGTTTTGAAGATGCTCATCCTAGTAGTGGTGGATTTGGAGCGAAGGTAATTAAGCTATAA